From one Conexibacter woesei Iso977N genomic stretch:
- a CDS encoding bifunctional 3,4-dihydroxy-2-butanone-4-phosphate synthase/GTP cyclohydrolase II, translating into MKPTGEVAREDVRFSTIEEALEDIAAGKMIVVVDDEDRENEGDVVMAAEFVTADDINFMTRQAGGWICLTLTPDRCDELGLELMSLKNESAHETPFTVTIEAREGVTTGISTADQATTIRTAVAPDKGKADIVVPGHVHPLKAREGGVLERTGHTEASVDLARLAGVMPAGVICEVQNEDGSMARVGDLAAYCHKHGFKMITIADLIAYRRRHDKLVERVVSTSMPTGFGDFTVYGYRSLVDDKHHVAMVKGDVEGKEDVLVRVHSECLTGDVFHSLRCDCGEQLESALSMIEAEGEGVLLYLAQEGRGIGLLNKLKAYKLQEEGYDTVDANLKLGLPADLRDYGIGAQILADLGLSSLRILTNNPKKIRGLEGYGLRVTDQVPIAHAPNPHNERYLRTKAERMGHTLHHQGLALDEEMLHDEHVRDEEKGA; encoded by the coding sequence ATGAAGCCGACCGGTGAGGTCGCGCGCGAGGACGTGAGGTTCTCGACGATCGAGGAGGCGCTGGAGGACATCGCCGCCGGCAAGATGATCGTGGTCGTCGACGACGAGGACCGCGAGAACGAGGGCGACGTCGTCATGGCGGCGGAGTTCGTCACCGCCGACGACATCAACTTCATGACGCGCCAGGCGGGCGGCTGGATCTGTCTCACGCTGACGCCGGACCGCTGCGACGAGCTCGGCCTCGAGCTGATGTCCTTGAAGAACGAGTCCGCGCACGAGACGCCGTTCACGGTCACGATCGAGGCGCGCGAGGGCGTCACCACCGGCATCTCGACCGCCGACCAGGCGACGACGATCCGGACCGCGGTCGCGCCGGACAAGGGCAAGGCCGACATCGTGGTCCCGGGCCACGTGCATCCTTTGAAGGCGCGCGAGGGCGGCGTGCTGGAGCGCACGGGGCACACCGAGGCGTCGGTCGACCTCGCGCGGCTGGCGGGCGTCATGCCCGCGGGCGTGATCTGCGAGGTGCAGAACGAGGACGGCTCGATGGCGCGCGTCGGCGACCTCGCCGCGTACTGCCACAAGCACGGCTTCAAGATGATCACGATCGCCGACCTGATCGCCTACCGGCGGCGGCACGACAAGCTCGTGGAGCGCGTGGTCTCGACGTCGATGCCGACCGGCTTCGGCGACTTCACCGTGTACGGGTACCGGTCGCTGGTCGACGACAAGCACCACGTCGCGATGGTCAAGGGTGACGTCGAGGGCAAGGAGGACGTGCTGGTGCGCGTACACTCCGAGTGCCTGACCGGTGACGTCTTCCATTCGCTGCGCTGCGACTGCGGCGAGCAGCTGGAGAGCGCGCTGTCGATGATCGAGGCCGAGGGCGAGGGCGTCCTGCTGTACCTCGCCCAGGAGGGGCGCGGCATCGGCCTGCTCAACAAGCTCAAGGCCTACAAGTTGCAGGAGGAGGGCTACGACACCGTCGACGCCAACCTCAAGCTGGGGCTCCCGGCGGACCTGCGCGACTACGGCATCGGCGCACAGATCCTGGCCGACCTCGGGCTGTCGTCGCTGCGGATCCTGACCAACAACCCCAAGAAGATCCGCGGGTTGGAGGGCTACGGGCTGCGGGTGACCGACCAGGTCCCGATCGCGCACGCGCCGAACCCGCACAACGAGCGGTACCTGCGCACGAAGGCCGAGCGGATGGGGCACACGCTGCACCACCAGGGGCTGGCGCTCGACGAGGAGATGCTCCACGACGAGCACGTGCGCGACGAGGAGAAGGGCGCGTGA
- a CDS encoding DUF1116 domain-containing protein, with amino-acid sequence MHTELHAAGDPAVAALAAARPLLVDVRPAGDVVPALAAGAVGHAGPPIHPRAMCAPMRTALAVALAIEGRAPDAAAALDLLDAGAIDVRPNHDMGGVGPMSGAVTASMPVLVARDAATGREAWCPLNEGSGKVLRYGADGPEVVARLEWMRDVLGPALAGALREHGPLDLLEVQGRALELGDECHHRTEAGSRLAHDALAPWLPEDVRAFILNNGQFFLNLAMVSAKLAMVCAADVPGSSLLTVIARNGVEVGIQLSGTGSQWFVGPAALPDPARLIDPYTLEDMNPDLGDSAIVEVYGLGALALSASPLAAPSVGLSFDDAPGLMQRFRTIAAADHPDLRLYEPAPVPAILGVDARLVVDTGIRPPVHTGIAHREPGVGQIGGGVTHPPFEAFEAAIEELDARVAAVPA; translated from the coding sequence ATGCACACAGAGCTGCATGCCGCAGGCGATCCCGCCGTCGCCGCCCTCGCCGCGGCCCGGCCGTTGTTGGTGGACGTGCGCCCGGCGGGCGACGTCGTGCCCGCGCTGGCCGCGGGCGCGGTCGGCCACGCCGGGCCGCCGATCCACCCGCGCGCGATGTGCGCGCCGATGCGCACCGCGCTGGCCGTCGCGCTGGCGATCGAGGGCCGCGCCCCCGACGCGGCTGCGGCGCTGGACCTGCTCGACGCGGGCGCGATCGACGTCCGGCCCAACCACGACATGGGCGGCGTCGGGCCGATGTCCGGCGCCGTGACCGCGTCGATGCCGGTGCTCGTCGCGCGCGACGCGGCGACCGGCCGCGAGGCGTGGTGCCCGCTCAACGAGGGCTCCGGGAAGGTCCTGCGCTACGGCGCCGACGGGCCGGAGGTCGTCGCGCGGCTGGAGTGGATGCGCGACGTGCTCGGCCCCGCGCTGGCCGGCGCGCTGCGCGAGCACGGGCCGCTGGACCTGCTGGAGGTCCAGGGCCGCGCGCTGGAGCTCGGCGACGAGTGCCACCACCGCACCGAAGCGGGGTCGAGGCTGGCCCACGACGCGCTCGCGCCGTGGCTGCCGGAGGACGTCCGGGCGTTCATCCTCAACAACGGCCAGTTCTTCCTCAACCTGGCGATGGTCAGCGCGAAGCTCGCGATGGTGTGCGCGGCCGACGTGCCGGGGTCGTCGCTGCTGACCGTGATCGCGCGCAACGGCGTCGAGGTCGGGATCCAGCTCAGCGGGACCGGCTCGCAGTGGTTCGTGGGTCCCGCCGCGCTCCCGGATCCGGCGCGCCTGATCGACCCCTACACCTTGGAGGACATGAACCCCGACCTGGGCGACAGCGCGATCGTCGAGGTGTACGGGTTGGGCGCGCTGGCGCTGAGCGCGTCGCCGCTGGCGGCCCCGTCGGTCGGGCTGAGCTTCGACGACGCGCCCGGGCTGATGCAGCGCTTCCGGACGATCGCGGCCGCCGACCACCCGGACCTGCGGCTGTACGAGCCCGCGCCCGTGCCCGCGATCCTCGGCGTGGACGCGCGGCTGGTCGTCGACACCGGGATCCGCCCGCCGGTCCACACCGGGATCGCGCACCGCGAACCGGGCGTCGGGCAGATCGGCGGCGGCGTGACGCACCCGCCGTTCGAGGCGTTCGAGGCCGCGATCGAGGAGCTGGACGCGCGGGTGGCGGCGGTGCCGGCTTGA
- a CDS encoding GntR family transcriptional regulator codes for MSGGAAAAGSVSQAERVYTEIRDRLLAGELPAGERLVEVQLAAEYATSRTPVREALRRLEGDGHLVRDPAGGLRPRLPDVRTMQEVYDVRLALEELTARRASTGGDRELLEAVQHDWLALRAQWRTAPETLRTPDFVHRDESFHERIAGASGNATATRMLRATNERIRVLRIHDFTEDERIGATIAEHLEIIDLVLAGDADASAAFMRAHVQRSALVVRERVGETLARMFSAAPEALPPVAARAGGATRSE; via the coding sequence TTGAGCGGCGGCGCCGCCGCGGCCGGGTCGGTCTCGCAGGCCGAGCGGGTCTACACGGAGATCCGCGATCGCCTGCTGGCCGGCGAGCTGCCCGCGGGCGAGCGGCTGGTCGAGGTCCAGCTGGCCGCCGAGTACGCGACGTCGCGCACACCGGTCCGGGAGGCGCTGCGGCGCCTGGAGGGCGACGGGCATCTCGTCCGGGATCCGGCCGGCGGGCTGCGGCCGCGGCTGCCGGACGTCCGGACGATGCAGGAGGTCTACGACGTCCGGCTGGCGCTGGAGGAGCTGACCGCGCGCCGCGCGTCGACCGGCGGCGACCGCGAGCTGCTGGAGGCGGTCCAACATGATTGGCTTGCCTTGCGGGCGCAGTGGAGGACCGCGCCCGAGACGCTCCGGACGCCCGACTTCGTCCACCGCGACGAGTCCTTCCACGAGCGCATCGCCGGCGCCTCCGGCAACGCGACGGCGACCCGGATGCTGCGCGCGACCAACGAGCGCATCCGCGTCCTGCGCATCCACGACTTCACCGAGGACGAGCGCATCGGCGCAACGATCGCCGAGCACCTCGAGATCATCGACCTCGTCCTGGCCGGCGACGCCGACGCCTCCGCCGCCTTCATGCGCGCCCACGTCCAACGCAGCGCCCTCGTCGTCCGCGAACGCGTCGGCGAGACGCTGGCGCGCATGTTCTCCGCCGCGCCGGAGGCGCTGCCGCCGGTCGCGGCCAGGGCCGGTGGCGCGACCCGCAGCGAGTAG
- the ribH gene encoding 6,7-dimethyl-8-ribityllumazine synthase, with translation MRFAICVARFYEDLAERLIDGAEDVLAEKCVIETDVDIFDVPGAYELPLAAQFAAESGKYDGVVCLGAVIRGETTHYDYVCGESARGIQDVQLRTGVPCSFGVLTVNNKDQALARSGGDKRNSGAHAAEAVLALLEIKRQLAPTTS, from the coding sequence GTGAGGTTCGCCATCTGCGTTGCGCGGTTCTACGAGGACCTGGCGGAGCGGCTGATCGACGGGGCGGAGGACGTTCTCGCCGAGAAGTGCGTCATCGAGACGGACGTCGACATTTTTGATGTTCCCGGCGCCTACGAGCTGCCGCTGGCCGCGCAGTTCGCCGCGGAGTCGGGGAAGTACGACGGGGTCGTGTGCCTCGGCGCCGTGATCAGGGGCGAGACGACGCACTACGACTACGTCTGCGGCGAGAGCGCCCGCGGGATCCAGGACGTCCAGCTGAGGACCGGCGTGCCGTGCTCGTTTGGCGTGTTGACGGTCAACAACAAGGACCAGGCGCTGGCCCGGTCCGGCGGGGACAAGCGCAACTCGGGCGCGCACGCCGCGGAGGCCGTGCTGGCGCTGCTTGAGATCAAGAGACAACTGGCGCCCACCACCTCCTGA